The region GGTCGAGGAGATCTCCGAGACCACCTCCGAGGCGCTGCCGAAGTGGGAGCAGGCCAAGGAGGAGGACGACTTCTCGGTCTTCGCCCCGATCCTCGAGGATCTGGTCGAACTCAAGCGCGAGTACGCCGAGCACATCGACCCGGACGCCGACCCGTACGCCGTCCTCTTCGCGGACTACGAGCCGTACCTCGACCTGGAGACGGCCGAGGAGACGCTGACGCGGCTGCGGGAGGAGCTCGTGCCGCTCATCGACGAGATCCGGGAGAGCGACGCCGATCTGGCCTTCGACGCGTTCGACGGCGAGTTCGACGTGGACACGCAGGAGGAACTGACCCGCGACGTGCTCGACACGCTCGGCTACGACTGGGACCGCGGCCGACTCGACACCGCGCCCCACCCGTTCTCGACGGGGACGCAGTTCGACGCCCGCGTCACGACGCGGTTCGACGCGGAAGACCCCCTCGGCGCGCTCACCTCGACGGTCCACGAGTTCGGCCACGCCACGTACACGCTCGGCCTGCCCGACGAGCACTACGGGACGCCGCTGGGCGAATCGCGTGACCTCTCGGTCCACGAGTCCCAGTCCCGGCTCTGGGAGAACCACGTCGGTCGTTCCGAGGCGTTCTGGGAGCGGTTCCTGCCGACGATGAAAGAGCGGTTCCCGCAGCTCGACGACGTGACGCCCGCCGAGGCGTTCGAGGCCGCAAACGAAGTGTACGAGGACAACCTCATCCGCGTCGAGGCGGACGAGCTCACCTACCACATGCACATCGTCGTCCGGTTCGAGATCGAGCGCGAACTCATCGAGGGCGACCTCGCGGTCGAGGACGTGCCCGAGGCCTGGAACGACAAGTACGAGGAGTACCTCGGCGTCCGCCCCGAGACCGACGCGGAGGGCTGTCTGCAGGACATCCACTGGAGCCACGGGAGCTTCGGCTACTTCCCGACGTACTCGCTGGGCAGCGTGCTGGCGGCGCAGCTGTACGCCACCGCCGACGCGGAGATCGACGACCTGGAGACGAAGGTCCGCGAGGGCGAGTACGAGCCGCTCCACGACTGGCTCACCGAGAACGTGCATCGGCACGGCTGCCGGTACACGACGCCGGACCTCATCGAGGAAGCGACCGGCGAGGCCTTCACCGCCGACTACTTCCTCGACTACGTCACCGAGAAGTACGGCGACCTGTACGACCTGTAGGCGGTCCGGACAGCGGACCGCACCACAGCGGTACGAACGGCCACCGGTTATGAACCGTGATACCGCCGGAAAACGCCGCATAACAAAACCCGAATGACCCGTCGCAGGGGGTATGGGAGCCAACGAAGTCCGTACGACCGTTCGAGTGTGGTCCCGCAGAGCCAGGCTGGCGCTGTCGCTGGCGGCGGCGCTGCTCGGCGTCACAGTCGTCGGGATCGGTGCCGTGAGCGCCGTCCGGAAGATCCGGGCCGCC is a window of Halostella salina DNA encoding:
- a CDS encoding carboxypeptidase M32; amino-acid sequence: MATEAAADDVSETYEQFLAKVKRINNVGNASSVLQWDQEVMMPEGGTPARSQQLSALSALHHELLTDDEMGAYLDELEDADLDDEQAAVVREVRREYERATRVPTELVEEISETTSEALPKWEQAKEEDDFSVFAPILEDLVELKREYAEHIDPDADPYAVLFADYEPYLDLETAEETLTRLREELVPLIDEIRESDADLAFDAFDGEFDVDTQEELTRDVLDTLGYDWDRGRLDTAPHPFSTGTQFDARVTTRFDAEDPLGALTSTVHEFGHATYTLGLPDEHYGTPLGESRDLSVHESQSRLWENHVGRSEAFWERFLPTMKERFPQLDDVTPAEAFEAANEVYEDNLIRVEADELTYHMHIVVRFEIERELIEGDLAVEDVPEAWNDKYEEYLGVRPETDAEGCLQDIHWSHGSFGYFPTYSLGSVLAAQLYATADAEIDDLETKVREGEYEPLHDWLTENVHRHGCRYTTPDLIEEATGEAFTADYFLDYVTEKYGDLYDL